In Desulfosudis oleivorans Hxd3, the DNA window ACTGATTTGGGTTATGAGCCAACGGTTTCGCGGGAAGAGGGTCTACAACGTTTTTATGAGTGGGTCAGGAACAACCTGCTTTGACCCTAAAATCTTTCTTAGACACAAGAAGACACAGCATGTTTAAAAAAGAAATCCATACCGAAATTGATATTGACGCAAAACCGGATGTCGTCTGGAACGTGCTTGTGGACCTTGCCGCCTATCCGGAATGGAACCCCATGGTTAAAGAAGCCGGCGGCGCGGTTCAGGCCGGGCAGCGGCTTTGCTTGCGTTATCACCCGGAAGGGCAGAAAAGCCGCATATTCAAACCGTTGCTGCTGGTCGTCCTTCCCGGCAGGGAGCTGAGATGGCAAGGTCAGCCCGGTATCCGCTTTCTGCTTGAAAGTGAGCATATCTATCTGCTGAAAGAGACGACCGGCGGAAAAACTCATCTCGATCACGATATGGTATTTTGGGGGCTGCTGATCCCCCCGGTGAAAAATCTCATTGATAAAACGATACGGGGCCCTTTCAACGACCTGAACAGGGCCCTCAAGCTCAGGGCGGAAGGGATGGGCACCAACTGACCGGGCAGTGCTGCTGTTTTGCCCGGATTCGAAACAGGTAAAGCCGCTTTTATGCTAAAAAAATCAATAAAAATAGCCGCCATCTCTTTTCTGGTCCTGGTCGGGCTTGTAGTTCTCCTGGTGGCAGCAGGGGTTGTAAATACCCTGTATCTGACAAAAGGAATAAGCGGCGGTGCAAACGGCATCTTTTTTGACAAGAATGACCGTCTTTACATTGCCTCTGTTCTGGGCGGCGCTGTTCATGTTATGGACACCGGAACCGGAGAGATCCTGGAAACCCTGAGCAAAGAAGAAAGTGTGGACGGGCCGGATGACGTGGAGGTTACACCCGGTGGCGACATATATTATACAGACATTTTGCAGGGGAACATTTGCCGACGTGCTGCCGATGGTGATGTTACAAAACAGCATATCGCCACCGGGGTAAACTCAATTGCGATATCAAAAGAGGGCAGGGTTTTTGTCGGGCTGGCAATTTTAGGCGATGCTTTATATGAAGTTGATCCTGATTTGAAAAAGCCGCCCCGCCTTGTTTCCGGCGCCCGGGGGCAATTCAATGGATCGGATTTCGGGCCGGACGGCCGTTTATATACCGCCTTGAACCTTGCGGGAAAGATTGTTTCCACCAATGTGGATGCCGACAATCCGGTCACAACCGAACTTGAAACTGATATTCAAACGGTGGCCACAGGGTTACCGACGGTGGCTGGCGTTAAATTCAATGCCAAAGGGGAATTGTATGCCTCCACATTTCTGGGCAATATCTGGAAAATAGAGCCTGCTACCGGGGCCAGAGAGCTGGTGGCGGATGTCGGCTGTATCGGCATAGATAATATAGCCATTGACTCCAGGGACATCGTATTTGTATCAAACACATTAAACGGACTGATCTATGAGGTACTGCCGGACGGGGGAACAAGACCCGTTAACAAAAAAGGCGGGGGCAGCGACCCGGCATGACGGGATACGCATGTCAACGACTGACAACCAGATTGGTTCACTATCCAGAATGAGACACTTAGCCGGCTTGGAGAGAATAAATGACCAAAAAACAGATAATGCTTGATTTCGGCGGCCTTGTACTTGAGGCGGAACTGTTTGACACCGCCATTGCAAAAAGATTCGAGGCGCATCTGCCTTATACGGTCAGCCTGACGCAATGGGGTGAGGAGCTGTACGGATCTGTCGGCATCGACCTTGGCGAAGAAAACCCGGTGCCCGATATTCCGGCAGGCGGCATCGCCTACAGCAGGCGCGGCAACTACGTGTGCATCTTTTTCGGCCAGACCCCGGCCTGGCCGGTGGAGCACATCGGCCGGATTGCGGGCGACCAGTGGGAACGGCTTGTGGAAAACCCGGGCCTGGATGCCGTGACGATCCGGTAGCCCGTTTTCCGGCTTGACAAAAAAGGCCGGGTGATATCTACTTGATGTCAAATCCGGCTGTCATTTTCCGTTCATACATTCCGCCTTTTCCAGGCTGTATGAGCGCCTTGTTACTGATCAATAAGACATTAAAAGGAGGAATTGATGAAAGCACGCGTTACCAGCCAGTGCATGGGGGACCGGAACTGCAACAAGCTCTGCCCCGAGGTGTTCAAGTATGATGAAGACCAGCTGCTGTCCGTGGTCCAGTTTGACGTAATCCCTGAAAAATACGAGGCCCTGGTGCGCCAGGCCGCTGAAGAGTGCGGCGCCGAGGCCATTGAACTCGAAGAGTAGCATCACCGCCACTGCGTGAACCTTCCAGGCCGGATGTTTTTTTAAAGCATCCGGCCTGATTCATTTCAACAAAGGAGATCCCCATGGGAAAATTTCGTGACAGCCAGACCGCCCGCAACCTGATGCTTTCCTTTGCCGGCGAGTCCCAGGCCAGAAACCGGTACACCTATTTCGCGCGCCAGGCCTTTGAAGAGGGGTTTGTTCAGATTGCCGAGATCTTTGAAGAGACCGCGGACCAGGAGTGCGAGCACGCCCTGCGGTTTTTCAAGTTTTTCAACGGCGGAGAGATGGAAATTACCGGCAGCTTTCCCGCCGGCGTGATTCAGGATACCCATGACAACCTGGTGGCCGCGGCGGACGGCGAACGGTTTGAACACAGTGAGCTGTATCCCGGCTTTGCCCGGATCGCCCGGGAAGAAGGGTTTGAGCGGGCCGCTGACACATGGGACGCCATCAGCGTGTCTGAGCGGCAGCACGAGAAACGCTACCGGGACCTGGCCGCCAACATTTTGGCTGACCGCGTGTTCTCACGGGAAAAACCGGCCGTGTGGCGCTGCCGGAACTGCGGCTACCTGCACACCGGCACCGAAGCCCCGGCAAAATGCCCGGCCTGCGTCATGCCCCAGGGCTATTTCGAGCTGCTGGGCGAAAACTGGTAGCAGAAGACTGCTTTGCCAGCGGCGTAACCACGGCCTTTTTCGTCATTGCAAGGAGCGAAGCGACGTGGCAATCTCCTGCGCATATGTTCAAGATTGCTTCGCTGCGCAATGACGCCTGTCTGATCAGGATTGCTTCGCTACGCTCGCAATGGCCTCATAGTAATGTCTCCCGCACTATCCATCCAGCCCCAGGGTGCCGCCGGGATTCATGATGTTGTGCGGGTCAAAGTGACGCTTGAGGGCCCGCAGCACTTCCATCTGCTCCGCGCCCAGGTGGCGTTCCATTTTCGGGCCCATCATGCGGCCCACGCCGTGATGATGGCTCAAGGAGCCGCCGTGTTCCACGATGGCGTCGATGATGCCGCGCTGAAACGTCCGGAACTCTTCAGCCCCGGCCATGGGCATGATAAAGATAAAATAAAGATTGGTGCCCTGGGCGTAAAAATGGGAAGAATGGGTCATGCAGACGGCCCTGACCCGGTCTTTTATGTATTTGCGCACACCCTGGTGGACATGGTGCAGGTTGTCCCATGTGACCGACGTCTCCAGTGTGTCGATAAGAATGCCGATATCGTTCAGGTCTTCGCGCATGTAGGGGTCTTTGAAGCGGGAGGCAAACCACTTGCTCGCCGGGTAGGTGGTCAGGTAGATGCCGCCGCAGGCCCTGCACACACGGCCGACCTTTTTCTTCACGTTGGCGGCAAACCCCTTTTCACCGTCGGCCTGGCCCAGCATCAGGCAGCGCCGGCCGGGTTTCATGCCGCGAAGGCGCAGAAAGGTGTCGGCCGGGGTTCCGGCAATGCCGTACATGTTCATGGCCACGTCGGTCTCCTCAACGTCGGAGATGCGCAGCACCGAGGGCATGCCGAACTCCCCCTGGCTGATGTTCCGGGCCGCTTTCACCGCCGATTCCCAGTCCGGAAACATGTAGGAAAACCGCCGGGTGTTTTCCGGCATATACCGGAACACCTTCATGGTCAGGCCCACCAGCACGCCGAAACATCCTTCGCTGCCCTTCATGATGTCATTGACCTTGGGGCCTGTGGCCGTGCCCGGATAATCCAGCGTCTTAAACGACCCGACAGGTGTCACATACTCCTGGCTGACCACCAGGTCGTATGCATCACCGTAATAGGAGGAGAGCTGGCCCGACCCAAGGGTAACCACCCAGCCGCCCACGGAGGAGTATTCAAAAGACTGGGGAAAGTGGCCCCCGGTGTAACGGTGGCTGGCGCCGAACCGATCAGGCGCGTTGTTCAGCAGCTCCTCGTAGGCAGGCCCCATGATGCCCGCCTCCACGGTGATGGTCTGGTTGGCTTCATTAAATTCGATCACCCGGTTCATGTGGGTGCCCATGACCAGGGTCACGCCGCCGCCCACGCCGTCCAGGCCCAGCGTGACCGAACTGCCGCCGCCGTAAACACGCGCCGGAACCTTTTTTTGATGGCAGTAGGCCACAATGGCGGCCACATCCTTTTTATCCCTGGGATGCACCACGCAGTCGGCCACGTGTTCGGCCCTGCCGGTCCGGAGCTGAATCAGGTCTTCCATGGCCTTGCCGGACGAATGCAGCACCCGGCTGTAGTCGTCCGTGGCGATGTTCTGCTCTCCCACGATGGCGGCCAGGGCGGCCATGTCATCGGAAGAGAGACGGCAGGGAATGTCGTGTTTCACCGGCTGGTCCCCGGTGTCGGGCCCGCGCTTCAGGTCGGCGTCCGACAGCCCCAATGTCTGCTGAATCACCTTCAAAAACCCGGCGCTGGGATGTTTGAACCCGTCCGGCGCGCCCCACTTTAAAATCGACCGATAGGTGCCGGGTTTGGGCGGGGTGCTGATCCACTCCGGAGTTTTTTCCGCCTGCTTGCTCATAATCCCTCCATTCCAAATATTTCGTTTCACCTTTAATCTTTCCCGTGCCCGTGCCCGTGCTCGTGATCTCCCGCCTGTCTCGATTCCGATCCCGATAGCGATAGCGATCCTGATTTCGATCAGGCTGAGGGGTTACGCCGGGTATCCCGTAATGTCACGAATCTCCTCGTAGAGCGGGTTTAAGGCCGCAAACATTTTTTTATAAACCCGGTCGTACAGGTTGCGATAGATATCCACGTGGTCGGGGTCGGGCTCGAACACGACCTGGGGCTTGATCATGGCCGCAGCCGCCGCCTGAACCGACGAATACACACCCAGGCCCGCGGCCGTGACAATGGCGGCGCCCAGGCCCGATGTCTCGTGGGTCTGCACCTTGACCATGGGCCGGTTGAATATGTCCGCCGTGATCCTGCAGATTTCGTCGCTCTGGGATGCCCCGCCTGAAACCGCGGCTTTTTCGGCAAAAAACTTTCCGGCCTTTTCCATCTGCTCAAGCCCTTCCATCAGACCGAACCCCAGCCCCTCGATCACCGACCGGTAGATGTGGGCCTTGGTGTGAACATCACCAAAACCGATCATGGCACCCTTGGCCGACGGTTTCTGCAGGCCGGGACTCCAGTAGGGCTGCACCACCAGGCCCATGGAGCCGGGCGCGGTCTTTTCCAGGTGGCGATTCAACACCACTTCAGCGGCAATGCCCTTCTCCTTTGCCTCCATCACCTCCTGAAAGGCAAACTCGTTTTTAAACCAGGTGATCATCCAGAATCCCCGGAAAATTTCCACTTCCGGGTTGTAATGGCCAGGAATGGGTGCCGGATAGGGCGGCATAAACCGAATGGGTTCAAAATACCTGCCGGACGTGGTCTGCACCGTGGCCGTGGTGCCGAAGCTCAGGCTCACCATGGAGGTGTCCACCACGCCGGCACCGATGGTTTCGCACCCCTTGTCCGACCCGCAGGCAATCACCGGCACGTTTTCGGGAATGCCGGTCTGCTGAGACGCCGCTCTGGTAATGCGGCCCAGCGCCTGGCCCGGGGGCACCAGCTCGGCCAGCTTGTCGGGTTCCACCGGAAAAAACAGGGCCGGCAGATCCGGTTTTTTCGTCCACCGCATCTTCTTATAATTGAAAGGAAGGTGGCCGATCTGGGAGGCCACCGAATCGGCGAACCGGCCGGTGAGGCGAAAATTTAAAAACCCCGACACCTGAAGGTATTTGGCCGTGGCAGCCCAGATATCGGGCTGGTTCTGCCGAATCCAGTTGCACTTTCCCTCGGCCTGAATGTCCAGCACGTTATGGTACATGCCGGCCAGCTTGAGCGCCAGTTTAATCACATGCCGGGGAACAAAGGGCGGCTGGGCCTTTCGCTGGTCCAGCCAGATGATGGCGGGCCGCAGGGGTTTGCCCGCCGCATCCACGTTGATCATGCTGGCGCGCTGGGAGGTCACGCCGACACCGGAGACGTTTTTCATGTGGTCCGGATGTTCCGCCTTCAGCCGGTTACAGGCCTCGCACAGGCTGTTCCAGTAGATTTCCGGATCCTGCTCGGCCCAGCCCGGCGCCGGGCTTACATAAGGCGCATACTCCACCTGAACCCTGGCCAGCAGGTTTCCGGTGTCGGAAAAAAGAAGCGTGCGAAGGCTCTGTGTGCCGCAGTCCACGGCCAGCAGAACGGCGGTGTCTTTGGATGGCGTCATGGCTTCTCCTTTTATTTTTGCATGCCCTTAATTTATATTGTTCTTCAAACACTACCCGTGTACTTTTCTTTGGCGCAAAGAAAAGTACCAAAAGAAACATGCCCTGCAGCTTGGCCTTTGGCTGCCCTCGCACAAACGCTTTTTTCGGCACGGGCAGGAACTCATCCCGCTTCGCGGGATTCAAACAGCCTGCCCGCTTTTTCCGAAAAAAGCATTCGCGCTCGGCTGCGCTGCAACGGGCGAGGCGAATCGTTTATGGCCAACCCACCATTCTGGACACCGGCCCGAAGTGCCTGAACGTCATAAAAGAATTGAGAGCCATACGGTATTATTTTGCAAACAGCACAGACGGCGGGGCATAGGCTTCCCGCCACAGCTTTACGTAGGCCGCCTTTTCCGATTCCCACTGCTCCTGGTTCCAGCCCAGGGCCGATTTACAGATAGGTTCCAGCCGCTCAAAACAGGCGGCCCCGCCGTCGGCCAGCAGAATGCCAACGCGCACCCTGCGCAGCAGCAGGTCGGAAAGATGGCGCACCTGTCCGTGGCGGGCCGCAAAATCGATTTCAGCCCACAGGGTTTCCGTGGAAAATACCGGCGCCAGAAGGTCCGGCCCGCACGTCTCCACCAGGGTGTTGGCCTGGTTTCCGTACCGGCCATAAAGCCGCGTCTGCACCGTTTTGTTCAGAGGCGCCATCTTTGAGGACCGGTTTTTCGGCGCGTCAAAGACCGGTTCGCTTTTGGACGGCAGGTTTTTGGCCGGCAGGTAGTCGCGGGCCGCCTTGAGCGCGTCGTTTGCCAGCAGCCGGAAGGTGGTCAGCTTTCCACCGGTAACGGTGACCAGTCCCTTTTCGTCCCACACCGCGTGTTCCCGGGATTCGGCGGAAGCGGCGGCCCTGCCGTGGCTGAGTACCGGCCGCACCCCGGCCATGGAGGCAATGCACGAGGACACGGAGATCTTCAACCCCG includes these proteins:
- a CDS encoding SRPBCC domain-containing protein, with the protein product MGQEQPALTLKSFLDTRRHSMFKKEIHTEIDIDAKPDVVWNVLVDLAAYPEWNPMVKEAGGAVQAGQRLCLRYHPEGQKSRIFKPLLLVVLPGRELRWQGQPGIRFLLESEHIYLLKETTGGKTHLDHDMVFWGLLIPPVKNLIDKTIRGPFNDLNRALKLRAEGMGTN
- a CDS encoding NHL repeat-containing protein produces the protein MPGFETGKAAFMLKKSIKIAAISFLVLVGLVVLLVAAGVVNTLYLTKGISGGANGIFFDKNDRLYIASVLGGAVHVMDTGTGEILETLSKEESVDGPDDVEVTPGGDIYYTDILQGNICRRAADGDVTKQHIATGVNSIAISKEGRVFVGLAILGDALYEVDPDLKKPPRLVSGARGQFNGSDFGPDGRLYTALNLAGKIVSTNVDADNPVTTELETDIQTVATGLPTVAGVKFNAKGELYASTFLGNIWKIEPATGARELVADVGCIGIDNIAIDSRDIVFVSNTLNGLIYEVLPDGGTRPVNKKGGGSDPA
- a CDS encoding cyclophilin-like fold protein, which codes for MTKKQIMLDFGGLVLEAELFDTAIAKRFEAHLPYTVSLTQWGEELYGSVGIDLGEENPVPDIPAGGIAYSRRGNYVCIFFGQTPAWPVEHIGRIAGDQWERLVENPGLDAVTIR
- a CDS encoding ferredoxin translates to MKARVTSQCMGDRNCNKLCPEVFKYDEDQLLSVVQFDVIPEKYEALVRQAAEECGAEAIELEE
- the rbr gene encoding rubrerythrin codes for the protein MGKFRDSQTARNLMLSFAGESQARNRYTYFARQAFEEGFVQIAEIFEETADQECEHALRFFKFFNGGEMEITGSFPAGVIQDTHDNLVAAADGERFEHSELYPGFARIAREEGFERAADTWDAISVSERQHEKRYRDLAANILADRVFSREKPAVWRCRNCGYLHTGTEAPAKCPACVMPQGYFELLGENW
- a CDS encoding FAD-binding oxidoreductase, with translation MSKQAEKTPEWISTPPKPGTYRSILKWGAPDGFKHPSAGFLKVIQQTLGLSDADLKRGPDTGDQPVKHDIPCRLSSDDMAALAAIVGEQNIATDDYSRVLHSSGKAMEDLIQLRTGRAEHVADCVVHPRDKKDVAAIVAYCHQKKVPARVYGGGSSVTLGLDGVGGGVTLVMGTHMNRVIEFNEANQTITVEAGIMGPAYEELLNNAPDRFGASHRYTGGHFPQSFEYSSVGGWVVTLGSGQLSSYYGDAYDLVVSQEYVTPVGSFKTLDYPGTATGPKVNDIMKGSEGCFGVLVGLTMKVFRYMPENTRRFSYMFPDWESAVKAARNISQGEFGMPSVLRISDVEETDVAMNMYGIAGTPADTFLRLRGMKPGRRCLMLGQADGEKGFAANVKKKVGRVCRACGGIYLTTYPASKWFASRFKDPYMREDLNDIGILIDTLETSVTWDNLHHVHQGVRKYIKDRVRAVCMTHSSHFYAQGTNLYFIFIMPMAGAEEFRTFQRGIIDAIVEHGGSLSHHHGVGRMMGPKMERHLGAEQMEVLRALKRHFDPHNIMNPGGTLGLDG
- a CDS encoding FGGY-family carbohydrate kinase; its protein translation is MTPSKDTAVLLAVDCGTQSLRTLLFSDTGNLLARVQVEYAPYVSPAPGWAEQDPEIYWNSLCEACNRLKAEHPDHMKNVSGVGVTSQRASMINVDAAGKPLRPAIIWLDQRKAQPPFVPRHVIKLALKLAGMYHNVLDIQAEGKCNWIRQNQPDIWAATAKYLQVSGFLNFRLTGRFADSVASQIGHLPFNYKKMRWTKKPDLPALFFPVEPDKLAELVPPGQALGRITRAASQQTGIPENVPVIACGSDKGCETIGAGVVDTSMVSLSFGTTATVQTTSGRYFEPIRFMPPYPAPIPGHYNPEVEIFRGFWMITWFKNEFAFQEVMEAKEKGIAAEVVLNRHLEKTAPGSMGLVVQPYWSPGLQKPSAKGAMIGFGDVHTKAHIYRSVIEGLGFGLMEGLEQMEKAGKFFAEKAAVSGGASQSDEICRITADIFNRPMVKVQTHETSGLGAAIVTAAGLGVYSSVQAAAAAMIKPQVVFEPDPDHVDIYRNLYDRVYKKMFAALNPLYEEIRDITGYPA